CGGAGGCCCAGGGGCGGGTGGGGCCCGTCCAGCTCGCGCGCGTGGCGGAGCACACCGGTCTCGATCATGTTTTTGTCGGTCCCAGCCGCTAGAAAGGACGGGTGCACGAACCCGCCCTGAGGGCCGCCGCGTTCGGGAGCGATCCGCTGCCCGATCCCGCCGCCCTGCGCGGCGACGGCAGCCCGCGGGAACGGCTGCTCGCCGCCGTCGTGCTCGGGGCGCAGGGCCGGTACGCGGCCGCTGCGGCCCTCCTGGACGCCCTCCGCGGCGGCGGCGAGCCCCTGGTGGCCTCCCTTGCCGCCAGCGCGCTCGCGTCGCACCGGCGGCAGCTGGGCGGGCACCGGCGGGCCCGCTCCCTCGACGGCGAGGCCTTCGCCAAAGCCGCCGCCCTCGAGAGCTATCCCGATCCGGACGGCCTCGACGCGGCGGGCGCGCGTGCCGACGCCCTCCTCGGGCTGGCCGCCGACAACCTCGCCCTCGGCCGGCTCGCCGCCGCGCGAAGGCTGGCCGGCCGGGCCGCCGAGCAGGACGCCGGCTGGCGGGCGCGGGTCCGCGGCGGCTGGGTCGGCGCCGAAATCGAGCTCTCCGCAGGTCAGGGTGCCGCCGCCGTGCCGCACGCCGAGCGCGCATTCGAAACCGCGCGAGAGCGCGGTGCGCGGCGGCACGCCGTGAAATCCGGGATTGTGCTGGCCGTGGCCCTGCGAGCGGCCGGCCGTCCCGATCACCGGGAGATTTCGGACGACCTTGTCGGAAATGCAATGGCGACCGCCGAGGAATGCGAACTGCTTTCACTTTTGTGGCCGGCGACCCTCGTCGCGGCCGACCTGCGCCCAGGACACGCCGAGGAGTATCGATTCAGAACGACAGAGGTGTTGCACGCAGTGTTACGGAGCGCAGATCCTTGCGGGAGGAGGATCGCGGGGGAATCGCCATGGGTGCCCGCCCCGGGTGGTTGAGCCGTCGGAATGGGGTGTTCCGGCATCCGGGCTAAGAAACTTCAAAAAAAGCCACCGGATCGTGTCAAGGTTCGGGCTAAAGCGTCCGATAGGGGAAGAGGAATGTCACCCGGCTGCAGGAAGGAAACCCCGTGACGACGGTCTTGATCTGCGACGACCGACGCAGTGTCCGTGAAGGGCTCACCCGAGTGATGTCCGCGGTCCCTGGGGTCAGTCGCATCGACTGCGTAGCGCACGGTGACGAGCTGCTGGCCCGGTACTCCCGTCAGCCCGTCGACGTCGTGCTGGTCGGGACGCAGCGCGCGGTCCCGACGGGTGTCGAAGCCACCCGGCGGCTCGTCTCGGCCAACCCCCAGGCGAACGTCATCGTCTTCGGCGCCCCGGACGACGCGGGCAGCATCGCCGCCGCGATCGCCGGCGGTGCCCGCGGCTACCTCCGCTGGGACGCGTCCCGGCCGGAGCTGGTCGCCGCGCTGGCCCACACCCTCGCGAGCACCTCGGTGCCCGCGCCCCGTCAGCCGTCCGACCCGGGCGTCCAGCTGACCGAGCGCGAGCTTCAGGTGCTCCGCGGGATGAGCCAGGGCAAGAGCAACGGCCAGATCGGCCGCGAGCTCTACCTGTCCGAGGACACGGTCAAGACCCACGCGCGGCGGCTGTTCCGCAAGCTCGGCGTGCGCGACCGCGCGCAGGCCGTGGCTCACGGCTTCCGCCGCGGCCTGGTCAGCTGACTCCTCGCGCGGCACTCTCCTCGATCCTGACACGGCCGGAACACAGGTGACGACGGGCCAGGGCGCACCGCCCTGGCCCGTACCTGCGTGGTCCCCATCACACTCCGGCGCCCGATGTGGCAGCCTCCGTGGCGGTCTTCCGCCTCGCCACCCGTCTCTCCGACGGATCTCGTACCCGTGGTCCCCGCTCGCTCGTTGAATCGGTGACGTCGGCCGCGGGTCTGCAGGAAAATCCGTATTTCCGCGGCTCCGGCGGCCGCGGCGCGCCCGGGCACACCGCGCGCGTCGGTCCGGACCGGCCCGCAGGTACGGTAGCGGTCACCGGTGCGCGGTGGAGGGCAACCTCGAGCCGGACTCTTTGCACGCCTACACGTAACACTGGGACTGTTGTCTGCGATGGCCAATGTGGGGGATGGACTGGATGAACCGGTCGCCGCTGCTGTCGAGGGAGATCCCCAGGCAGTGGAGCGGCTGCTGGCTGCTATCCGTCCACTGGTAGTGCGGTATTGCCGCGCCCGGGTTGGCAGGCAGGAGCGATCGTTCGCTTCGGCAGACGACGTTGCGCAGGAGGTGTGTCTCGCGGTGCTAACGGCATTGCCTTCGTACCGTGACCAAGGCCGCCCATTTTTGGCGTTCGTCTACGGGATCGCCCAGCACAAGGTGGCCGACGCGCATCGCGCGGCGGCGCGCAACCGGGCCGAGCCGGTGGCCGAAATCCCCGACGAGGTCGAAGGCGGGGTCGGCCCCGAGCAGCGGGCGCTGCAAGGTGAACTGAACGAGCGGATGTCCCAGTTGTTGCAGGTGCTGCCGGACAAGCAGCGGGAGATCGTGGTGCTCCGCGTGGTCGTCGGCCTGTCGGCGGAGGAGACCGCGGACGCGGTCGGCTCCACCCCCGGCGCCGTCCGCGTCGCCCAGCACCGCGCCCTCGCGCGGCTGAGAAAGGTCCTGGCCGCGGAGGAGGTGATCTGAGTGACCGGTCACGAGAGAGGTTTCGAACCGGATGACGTTTTCGGCAGTGGCCTGACGGCGTCGGAGGCGGAGTTCGCCGCCGACCTGTCGGCTGTACAAGCCGACGACGCGCTGCTCGACGCGCTCGGCGGGTCCGACCCGGCGCTCGCCGACGGTCTCGGCGACCAGGAGCTCAACGCGTTGCTGGTGGCGTGGCGAAGAGACATCGACAGTGAGCCACTGGCCGAGCTCGTCGACGTCGACACCGCTGTGCGCACCGTCAGCACCGCCGCTCTCGCGAAGCGGCACGCCTCGGGCGGACGCCGCCGCAGGCTGCTCGTCCCGGTCGCCGTCGCCGCCGCCGTGCTGGCGATCGCGTTCACCGGGACCGGGCTGGCCGCGCGCTCCGCCGAACCCGGCGACACCCTGTGGGGCCTCGCCAAGGTCCTCTACTCCGATCACACCCGCTCGGTCGAGGCGGCCGCGACGGCCAAGCTCGACCTCGAGAAGGCCAACCTGGCCATCGCCGGCGGCAACCTCGACGCCGCTCGCGCGGCCCTCCGGGACGCCCAGGCCGCGCTGTCGCAGGTCACCGACGAGGAGAACCGCGACCAGCTGATGGAGCAGCACCGGCAGCTCGCCGCCCAGCTGCAGAATCCCGGAGCCCCGGTCCAGGGCCCGATCCAGACCTCCCTGCCGTCGGCTTCGTCCGGCGCCCCGACGTCGCAGGCGCCGCCGGCCGGCTCGGCGACGTCCATCCCCGGCAGCGGCAGCGGCACCACGAGCATCCCCGGCACGGTGACGCCGACCCCGACGCCGCCGAGCACGACACCGCCACCACCGCCGCCGCCCACGACCGACCCGCCGCCGCCGACCACCACGGCCGCCAGCGGGAACGAACCGGGAACGCCGCGCAGCGAGTCCGCCGGCGGGCAGCAGCAGGGCGTCACCCAGACGCCGTAGTCAGTCGATGCCGTAGTCAGTCGGTGCAGTAGTCCTCAGCCCGTGAAAAAGCCCTGGTGAGCAATCTCACCAGGGCTTTTTCACGGGTATGGGGTCGGTGCGGTCAGTAGGCGCTTTCGTTGGCCGTCACGCCGTCGGCGAAGCCGCGGCAGTAGTCCCAGCTCACGTAGTCGCCGGGGTTCGGGTCGTAGGCCGGCTCGTGCGGCCGCATCCGGCCGTCGGCCAGCAGCTGCTCGAGGCTGGCCCGCAGGAGGTGCCAGTCGTGGTAGTGCGGTTCGTCGCACTCGCCACAGTCGACGACGATCCCGCGGACTCCGCGGGGTTCGAGCAGGGCCTGGTAGACGGCCAGATCCGAGAGATCGGCCAGCAGTTCGGTGCGTTCGGAGTCGCTGATCGGCTCGTCCAGCCGATCCTCGGGGTCTCCGAACGCGCGGGCGGGGTCGTCCGGGTCGTCCGCGAACGGGTCTGGAGGCAGGACATCGTGCGCCACGGCCTGCACGGTACCGGTCGGCCCCGGCGGCTCGCCCACCGCCCGGGGCGGGCAGCGCGCGGTGGATATCATGAGGGGAAGGCTCCGGGTCGCCACTGATCTTGAATCGACTGCAGCGACCCCGCACATCCCGCGCCAGGAAGGCCCTTCACCCGCATGACCAGCGACGGCACCACCGCCCCCGTTCCGGCCAAGTTCGCGATGCTCGGCCTGACTTTCGACGACGTGCTGCTGCTGCCGGCCGAATCGGACGTAGTTCCCAGTGCCGTCGACACGAGCTCCCGGCTGACCCGGAACATCACCCTCGGCGTCCCGCTGGTGTCCGCGGCGATGGACACCGTCACCGAGGCTCGGATGGCGATCGCCATGGCCCGCCAGGGCGGCATCGGCGTGCTCCAGCGCAACCTGCCGATCGACGAGCAGGCCGCGGCGGTCGAGGTCGTCAAGCGGTCCGAGGCCGGCATGGTCACCGACCCGGTCACCTGCGCGCCGGACGCGACGCTGGCCGAGGTCGACGCGCTGTGCGCGAAGTTCCGCATCTCCGGCGTGCCGGTGACCGACGCGGCCGGGACGCTGGTGGGCATCATCACCAACCGCGACATGCGGTTCGAGGTGGACCACAGCCGCCCGGTGTCCGAGGTCATGACGAAGCCGCCGCTGATCACCGCGCAGGTCGGGGTGTCGGCGGACGCGGCGCTCGGCCTGCTGCGCCGGCACAAGATCGAGAAGCTGCCGATCGTCGACGGCGCGGGCAAGCTGCGCGGGCTGATCACGGTCAAGGACTTCGTGAAGACCGAGCAGTACCCGAAGGCGACGAAGGACCCGGACGGCCGGCTCATCGTCGGCGCCGCGGTCGGCGTCGGCCCGGACGGGCACCAGCGCGCGATGGCGCTGGCCGACGCGGGCGTCGACGTGCTGATGGTCGACACCGCGCACGGGCACTCCCGCGCGGTGGTCGACACGGTCTCGCTGCTGAAGAAGGAGCTGGGCGACTCGGTCGACATCGTCGGCGGCAACGTCGCGACGCGGGCGGGCGCGCAGGCGCTGGTCGACGCGGGCGCGGACGGCATCAAGGTCGGCGTCGGCCCAGGTTCGATCTGCACGACCCGGATCGTGGCCGGCGTCGGCGTCCCGCAGATCTCGGCCATCTACGAGGCCGACCTGGCGGCACGCCCGGCGGGCATCCCGGTGATCGGCGACGGCGGCATCCAGTACTCCGGCGACATCGCGAAGGCCATCGCGGCCGGCGCGTCCACGGTGATGCTGGGCAGCCTGCTCGCGGGCACGGCCGAGTCCCCGGGCGACCTGATCCTGGTCAACGGCAAGCAGTTCAAGGTCTACCGCGGCATGGGCTCGCTGGGCGCGATGCAGTCCCGCGGCCAGGGCAAGTCCTACTCGAAGGACCGCTACGCCCAGGACGACGTGCTCAACGAGGACAAGCTGGTCCCCGAGGGCATCGAGGGCCGGATCCCGTTCCGCGGTCCCCTCGCCAACGTCGTGCACCAGCTGGTCGGCGGCCTGCGCGCCGGCATGGGGTACGCGGGCGCGGAGACGATCGCGCAGATGCAGGAGGCCCAGCTGGTCCGGATCACCGCGGCCGGGCTCAAGGAGAGCCACCCGCACGACATCACCATGACGGTCGAGGCACCCAACTACACGACTCGCTGAGTCTGCCCCATCGGACATTCCGCCGGTCCTCCTTGATCGAAAGACTGGGTTTCCAGCGATCGAGGAGGTAGGCGGGATGGCGGTTTCGCGACGGATGGTGGCGACGGTGGCCGCGGCGGCAGTACTGGGACTCGGCGGCGGTGTGGCAGCTTCGTCCGCCTCGGCGTCCCCGGGCACGGTGACCGCGGCCCAGACGTCACCGGGGGAGATCTGGAAGCGCACCGAACTCTTCTTCGGCACCGGCAAGCCGGACGGCACCGAGGTGACCGACAAGGAGTTCGCCGCCTTCTCCGAACGGGAGATCACTCCCGCCTTCCCCGACGGCTTCACCCGGCTGGACGGCAGTGGCCAGTGGCGCGGCGGCACCGGCGCGATCGTGCGGGAGCACACGCATGTGATCGTGCTGCTCTACCCGTTCGGGAACCGTGACGCCGAACGGGAGATCGAAGAGCTCCGCGCCGACTACAGAAAACAGTTCCAGCAGGAGTCGGTACTGCGTTCGGACTCCGTGGAGAAGGTCTCCTTCTGAGTTTTCGTGACCTAGCGTGCTTACGGTAATCGGCCTATCGCCTTGCGTGGCAGTCGTGGTGTGCACTGAACGGCATGACGGTCGGCCGGTTCACACGCGTGCTGCGCAAGGTGTTCTTCGCGGCCGTCGCCCTGCTCTCGCTGGCCCTCGGTGGCGTGGTCTGCCTGATGTGCCAGGTGCTGGCCGGCCGGGACGCGCCGACCTACCGCGTCGAAGGGCACGTGACCTCCCACGAGCAGGGCGCGCTCCCGGTCGGCGGGGACGAGGAGGCGGTCAGCCACACCATCGCGGTCGACGCCGGCGACCGGCACTATCGCGTCACCGCGGTGGACCCCGGCCTGGACCTGCCACCCGGCCAGCCGGTGACACTCGACGTGTCGACGGCGGACGGCAGCATCGCGTACCTGCGGGCCGGCGGCGGCGTCGTCGACCTGCGCCAGGGCGTGATCCGGCCGGTCCTGCTCATCACCGCGGCCCTGCTCGCCCTGGGCGCGGTGTACTACGGCGCGGTCCGGCTCAACGTCTACCCGCCGGTCGCGACTTGGCTGGCACTGGCGCTGGGCGCGGTCCTGGCGCCGGTCGCCGTGTTCGTGAGGGTGTAGCGATGGCCGCCGGACTGGTCGCAGCCGTGGTGAGCGCGGCCTTCGGCGGGGTCGTGCTGGCCCTCGGGATGCTCGGCGTCCTCGAGGCGGACGGACCGGCCGGGCGGGAAGAAGCCACCGTGGAGACGCGGGGTCAGCACGTGGACAGCTCGAGAGGCCACCTGTACGACCTCGTCCTCCGCACGGCGTCCGGCGAGCACTTCGAGGTCAGCTCGGCCGACGCCGGCCTCGACCTGGAGCCGGGGTTGCCGGTTCGCCTGGAAATCTCCGAGGTCGGGAGGTCGGTGCAGGCCGTCGAGGCCGGCGGCCGCCGGATCTCGACCGGGAACTCCGCCGTCGCGGCCGGCATCTTCGGGGTGCTGCTCGCGGTCACGCCGCTGCTCTTCGCGCTGATGATGGCCGTCGAGTCGGGACGGCCCGTCCTGGCCGCGCTGAGCGCGACGGCCGGGTTCCTGGCGGGCGCCTTGCCCGTGTTGCTGCTGTTCTAACCCCCGTGCGCGGGTCACCCACGCGGACTAGCGACAATGGGGCACGGCAGATTGTCGTCGTCGGAGGAGGCTTCACGTGCGGGACCTGGTCGAGATCGGGATGGGCCGCACCGCGCGGCGGGCGTACGACCTCGATGACGTCGAGATCGTGCCGTCGCGGCGGACCCGGTCGTCCTCGGTGGTGTCCACTTCATGGCAGATCGACGCCTACCGCTTCGACCTGCCGCTCGTCACGCACCCGACCGACGCGATCGTCTCGCCCGGCACCGCGGTCGCCGTCGGCGAGCTGGGCGGGCTCGGCGTGCTGAACGCCGAGGGCCTCTGGGCGCGGCACGCCAACGTCGAGGACGCCATCTTCCAGCTGGTCCGCGCGGCCGAGGACGTGGAGGACCCGACCGCGGTCGGCCGGGTGCTGCAGGAGCTGCACGCCGCGCCGGTCCGGCTCGACCTGCTGGCCGAGGCCATCAAGACGGTCCGCGAGTCCGGTGTCACGGTGGCCGCGCGCGTCAGCCCGCAGCACGCCGCCGAGCTGACCCCGGACCTGATCTCGGCCGGCGTCGAGATCCTCGTCGTGCAGGGCACGATCATCTCCGCCGAGCACGTGCAGCGCGACGCCGAGCCGCTGAACCTCAAGGAGTTCATCGGCCGCCTCGACGTGCCGGTGATCGCCGGCGGCGTCAGCGACTACCGCACCGCGATGCACCTGATGCGCACCGGCGCCGCGGGCGTCATCGTCGGCCACGGCTACACGCCGGGCGTGACGAGCACCGACCGCGTCCTCGGCATCGGTGTCCCGATGGCCACGGCGATCATCGACGCCGCGGCCGCCCGCCGTGACTACCTCGACGAGACCGGCGGCCGGTACGTCCACGTGCTCGCGGACGGCGGCATGACGACGTCGGGCGACATCGCGAAGGCCATCGCGTGCGGCGCGGACGCCGTCATGCTCGGTTCCCCGCTGGCCGCCGCGTCCGACGCGCCCGGGCAGGGCCTGTACTGGACGGCGGCGGCCGCGCACCCGTCACTGCCGCGCTCGCGCGTGGCGGCAGGCCCGGACTACGCCGTCGACCTGAAGACCCTGCTGTTCGGGCCGTCGTCCGACGCGGAAGGCGTCGTGAACCTCTTCGGGGCGCTGCGCCGGGCCATGGCGAAGACGGGCTACTCGGACCTCAAGGAGTTCCAGCGGGTCGGGCTCACCGTTCGCCGGTGAGGTGCGCGAGGAACGCCGAAAAAGCACCGGCGGAGTAGACGAGGGCCGGGCGGGGCACCTGATGCTTGGTGTCCCGTACCCCGACGACGCCGGGTCCGGCGCCGATCTCGACGCACGCGTTCTCTTCGAAGTGGCTGTGGCTCGACTTGCGCCAACCGGTGAGCTGCTCGGGGCCCATCGTGGTCCCTCCCGGAGATCGTGTCCCGCCCGACGGGTCTCGCCGACGTGAACATCGAGCTTCCAGTTTGCTACCCACGATCACCGCCGGTGAAGCGTCCGGAAGAGTGACTGGCCGGTAACTTACCTCTGGTCAGAACGCGAAGCCGGAGTTACGCTCCCACGTGTGACTGCCAGTAACACCACCACCAGTGCGGGTGGCCCCGACTACGACGTCGTCGTGGTGGGGTCGGGGTTCGGCGGCAGCGTCGCGGCGCTGCGGCTCACCGAGAAGGGCTACCGGGTAGCCGTGGTCGAGGCGGGCCGCCGGTTCGCCGACGACGAGTTCGCGAAGACGTCGTGGGACCTCAAGCGCTACCTCTGGGCGCCGCAGGTCGGCTGCTACGGGATCCAGCGCATCCACATGCTCAACGACGTCATGGTGCTGGCGGGCGCCGGTGTCGGCGGCGGTTCGCTCGTCTACGCGAACACGCTGTACCGGCCGCTCAAGCCGTTCTACGCCGACCGGCAGTGGGCGCACATCACCGACTGGGAGGCCGAGCTCGGCCCGCACTACGACCAGGCGAGCCGCATGCTCGGCGTCGTCACGAACCCGACCGTGACCCCGTCCGACGTCGTGATGCGCGACGTCGCGAAGGACATGGGCGTCGCCGATTCGTTCCACCCGACGCCCGTCGGCGTCTACTTCGGCAAGCCGGGCGAGCGCGCGAAGGACCCGTACTTCGGCGGCGCCGGCCCCGAGCGCACCGGCTGCACCGAATGCGGCTCCTGCATGACCGGCTGCCGCGTCGGCGCGAAGAACACGCTGGTCAAGAACTACCTCTACCTCGCCGAGCAGGACGGCGCGCAGGTCATCCCGCTCACCACGGTGACCGCGGTGACGCCGATCGACGGCGGCTACGAGGTCAGCCTGAAGAAGACCGGGACGACGTCCAGGAAGTTCCGGACCACCGTCACCGCCGAGAAGGTCGTCTTCGCCGCCGGGACCTGGGGCACCCAGAACCTGCTGCACCGGATGAAGGACACCGGACGGCTGCCGAAGCTGTCGCGACGGCTCGGCGAGCTGACGCGCACCAACTCCGAGGCCATCATCGGCGCCGCCCGCACCGAGGTCGACGAAAGCCGCAACTTCAGCCGCGGCGTCGCGATCACCTCGTCGATCCACCCGGACGAGCACACCCACATCGAGCCGGTCCGCTACGGCAAGGGCAGCAACGCCATGAGCCTGCTGCAGACCATCGCCACCGACGGCTCCTCGCCGGTGCCGCGCCGGCGGCAGCTCGCGCGGTTCCTGCTGAAGCACCCGATCTCCTCGGCGCGGATGCTCAACGGCTACCGCTGGAGCGAGCGCACGGTGATCCTGCTGGTGATGCAGAGCCTCGACAACTCGATCACCACGTACACGCGGCGCGGCCTCTTCGGCCGGCGCAAGTACACGTCGAAGCAGGGCCACGGCGAGCCGAACCCGAGTTTCATCCCGGCCGGGCACGAGGCGAACGTCCGCGCCGCCGAGCACATCGGCGGCATCGCCGGCGGCACCTGGGGCGAGATCTTCGACATCCCGCTGACCGCGCACTTCATCGGCGGCGTCCCGATCGGCGCCACGGACGGCGAAGGCGTCATCGACCCGTACCACCGCGTGTTCGGCTACCCCGGGCTGTCCGTCGTGGACGGCGCGGCGATCACCGCGAACCTCGGCGTGAACCCGTCGCTGACCATCGCGGCCCAGGCCGAGCGCGCGTTCTCCTTCTGGCCCAACAAGGGGGAGGCGGACCCGCGGCCACCGCAGGACGCGCCCTACGCCCGCCTGGAGCCGGTGACGCCGAAGAACCCGGCCGTTCCCGCGGAGGCCCCCGCCGCTCTGCGGCGGTCCTAGACTCGGGCCGTGACGGCATCCGAGAAGGCGCATGCGCTGCTCGACGGGATCAGGTCACCGGGGCCGTCGTGGCGCGGATGCGGCTGTCCGAGCTGGCCATCCACCTCGCCGACCTCGACCTCGACGGCGGCGGTCGGCTCCGCCCGGTGTCCGCCTCGCGCCCGCTCTACACTGGGCGTTCCCCGGCGCGAGGAGTCCGATGTGGACAGCATGAGCAGGCAGGGCTGAGCCGTGGCCGAGCAACCCGCCGGAGAGCCGCACGTCCACCACCATGTGGACGTGGACAGGCGGACGTTCCTGCGGCTCGCGGGTGTTTCGGCGGCCGGTGCCGTCGCCGCCGCGTGCGCGCCGGACGGCTCCCCGGCGCCGGTCGCGTCGACCGGCCCGACCGCGCCGCCGGCGTCCGGCGCGCCCACCAGCCGGCTGCCCACCGGGCCGCCGAACTGGGACGATCTGCGCAGCCAGCTGACCGGTGACCTGCTGCGCCCGGGCACCGACGGCTACGACATCGCCAAGCTCGCGTTCAACCCGGCCTTCGACAACAACAACCCGGTCGCCGTCGCGACGGCGTCCAACGTCCAGGACGTCCAGGCCTGCCTCCGGGCCGCCGCCGGGCGCGTGACCCTCGCCGCGCGCAGCGGCGGCCACAGCTACGCCGGCTACTCGGTGCCGCAAGGCGGCCTGGTGATCGACCTCGCGGCGTTGAACAAGATCGAGGTCGCGGGCGGCAAGGCCGTGATCGGCGCCGGCGCGAAGCTGAAGGACGTCTACGCCGCGCTGGGGCGGGCCGGGCGCGCGCTGCCCGCCGGGTCCTGCCCGACGGTCGGGATCGCCGGGCTGACCCTCGGCGGCGGCATCGGCGTGCTCGCCCGCAACTACGGCCTGACCTGCGACCACCTGAGGTCCGCACAGGTCGTCACGGCCGACGGCCGGAAGCTCACCGCGTCCGCGGACTCCGAGCCGGACCTGTACTGGGCCCTGCGCGGCGGGGGCGGCGGCAACTTCGGCATTGTGACCGAGTTCACCTTCGACACCGATCCGGCGCCGGACCTGACGGTGTTCACGCTGCGCTTCCCGGCCGGGGCCGCGGCCGGCGTGCTCACCGCGTGGCAGCAGTGGATCGCCGCGATGCCGCGGGAGCTCTGGGCGAACCTGGTGCTCTCGGGCGGTTCGCCGGTGCAGTGCCGCGTCAGCGGGTGCTACGTCGGCGGGGCCGCCGGGCTGAACACGCTGCTCAACAACCTGATCACGAACTCGGGTGCGCGGCCGGCGCAGCGCACCGTGCGCAGCCTGGACTACCTCGGCGCGATGAAGTTCTTCGAGGGCGGTTCGGACCGGCAGGCGTTCGTGGGGTCGTCGCGGATCATCACGACCCCGGTCGACGCCGAGAAGGTCGTCGCGCTCGCCGACGGCCGCACCGGCACCGACCTGCTGATCGACAGTCTCGGCGGCAAGGTCGCCGAACCGGCGAAGGACGCGACGGCGTTCTGGCACCGCGACGCGCTGGCGAGCGTGCAGGTCTACGCCGACGCGACGGCGAAGGACCGCGACAAGGCGGTCGGGTCGGTCGCCGAGGTCGTCGCGGGCCTCGCCGCGGCCGGCGCGGGCGGCGGGTACGTCAACTACATCGACCCGGCCCTGCCCGACTGGAAGGCCGCCTACTACGGCGACAACTCGAAGCGGCTGCAGGACGTCGCCAAGAAGTACGACCCCTTCAACGTCTTCCGGTTCGGGCAGGGCGTCATCAGTTAGCGGTCATCGGTCAGAGGTCGATGCCGGTGAAGACCGTGACGCGTTCCTCCGTCAGGTCGTGCATCGCGGCCAGGACGCCTTCGCGGCCGACGCCGGAGCCCTTGACGCCGCCGTAGGGCATCTGGTCGGCGCGGTAGGACGGCACGTCGCCGATGATCACGCCGCCCACCTCGAGTTCCGCCGACGCGTGGAAGGCCAGCTGGACGTCGGTGGTGAAGACGCCGGCCTGCAGCCCGTACGCGGATTCGTTGACCGAGCGGAACGCTTCGTCGACACCGTCCACAACGGACACCGCGAGGACCGGGCCGAAGATCTCCTCGTTCCAGGCCTTGGTGTCCGCCGGGACGTCGGTCAGCAGGGTCGGGGCGACGGTCGCGCCCTCGCGCGTGCCGCCGGTGAGCACCTTCGCGCCCGCGACGACAGCCTCGTCGACCCACGCGACGATCCGTTCGGCGGCGGCTTCGTCGACCACCGGGCCGACGTCGGTGTTGCGGTCGTACGGGTCGCCGGTCCGCTGCGCCTCGACGGCTTCCAGCAGCGCGGGCACGAACTCCTCGGCCACGGCGGCGTCCACGATCACCCGCTGCACCGCGATGCACGACTGGCCGGCCTGGTAGTTGCCGAAGGTGGCGATCCGGTGCGCGGCGCCTTCGGGGTCGGGCCAGTCGCGCAGCACGACGGCCGCCGCGTTGCCACCGAGCTCGAGCACGACGTGCTTGCGCGGCGCGGCGTCCTTGAGCGACCAGCCGACCGGGCCGGAGCCGGTGAACGACACGACGGGCAGCCGCGGGTCGGCGACGAGCGCCCGCGTCTCTTCGTTTCCCAGCGGCAGCACGGAGAACGCGCCTTCCGGCAGGTCCGTCTCGGCCAGGAGCTCGCCGAGGACCAAGGCCGACAACGGCGTCCGCGGCGCGGGCTTGACGATGATCGGCGCGCCGATCGCCAGCGACGGCGCGACCTTGTGCGCGACCAGGTTGAGCGGGAAGTTGAACGGCGCGATGCCGAGCACCGGCCCGCGCGGGACGCGGCGGGTCAGCGCCAGCCGCGCCTCACCCGCGGGGTCGGTGTCGAGGCGCTGGACGTCGCCGGTGAAGCGGCGGGCTTCTTCGGCGGCGATGCGGAACACCGACACCGCGCGCTTCACCTCGGCTTCGGCCCATTTGAGCGGTTTGCCGTTCTCGGCGGTGATCACCTCGGCGATCTCCTCGGCGCGCGCGGCGAGCCCGCGGGAGACGTGGTCGAGCGCCCCCGCGCGGACGTGCGCGGGAGTGCGCCGGAACTCCCTGGCGACGGCCGCCGCGGCGGCGACCGCGCGTTCGACCTGCTCCGGCCCGGGCACGGCGACCGTGGCGACCTCGCTGCCGTCGTACGGGTGGTGCACGACGAGGGTGGTGGCGCCCGGCTCGGGGCGGCCGGCGATCCAGGCGGGCCGCGGCTCGGGGGTGATCATGTCCATGTGCACC
This window of the Amycolatopsis balhimycina FH 1894 genome carries:
- a CDS encoding response regulator transcription factor; this translates as MTTVLICDDRRSVREGLTRVMSAVPGVSRIDCVAHGDELLARYSRQPVDVVLVGTQRAVPTGVEATRRLVSANPQANVIVFGAPDDAGSIAAAIAGGARGYLRWDASRPELVAALAHTLASTSVPAPRQPSDPGVQLTERELQVLRGMSQGKSNGQIGRELYLSEDTVKTHARRLFRKLGVRDRAQAVAHGFRRGLVS
- a CDS encoding sigma-70 family RNA polymerase sigma factor, encoding MANVGDGLDEPVAAAVEGDPQAVERLLAAIRPLVVRYCRARVGRQERSFASADDVAQEVCLAVLTALPSYRDQGRPFLAFVYGIAQHKVADAHRAAARNRAEPVAEIPDEVEGGVGPEQRALQGELNERMSQLLQVLPDKQREIVVLRVVVGLSAEETADAVGSTPGAVRVAQHRALARLRKVLAAEEVI
- a CDS encoding anti-sigma-D factor RsdA, whose product is MTGHERGFEPDDVFGSGLTASEAEFAADLSAVQADDALLDALGGSDPALADGLGDQELNALLVAWRRDIDSEPLAELVDVDTAVRTVSTAALAKRHASGGRRRRLLVPVAVAAAVLAIAFTGTGLAARSAEPGDTLWGLAKVLYSDHTRSVEAAATAKLDLEKANLAIAGGNLDAARAALRDAQAALSQVTDEENRDQLMEQHRQLAAQLQNPGAPVQGPIQTSLPSASSGAPTSQAPPAGSATSIPGSGSGTTSIPGTVTPTPTPPSTTPPPPPPPTTDPPPPTTTAASGNEPGTPRSESAGGQQQGVTQTP
- a CDS encoding DUF5319 domain-containing protein, whose protein sequence is MQAVAHDVLPPDPFADDPDDPARAFGDPEDRLDEPISDSERTELLADLSDLAVYQALLEPRGVRGIVVDCGECDEPHYHDWHLLRASLEQLLADGRMRPHEPAYDPNPGDYVSWDYCRGFADGVTANESAY
- the guaB gene encoding IMP dehydrogenase → MTSDGTTAPVPAKFAMLGLTFDDVLLLPAESDVVPSAVDTSSRLTRNITLGVPLVSAAMDTVTEARMAIAMARQGGIGVLQRNLPIDEQAAAVEVVKRSEAGMVTDPVTCAPDATLAEVDALCAKFRISGVPVTDAAGTLVGIITNRDMRFEVDHSRPVSEVMTKPPLITAQVGVSADAALGLLRRHKIEKLPIVDGAGKLRGLITVKDFVKTEQYPKATKDPDGRLIVGAAVGVGPDGHQRAMALADAGVDVLMVDTAHGHSRAVVDTVSLLKKELGDSVDIVGGNVATRAGAQALVDAGADGIKVGVGPGSICTTRIVAGVGVPQISAIYEADLAARPAGIPVIGDGGIQYSGDIAKAIAAGASTVMLGSLLAGTAESPGDLILVNGKQFKVYRGMGSLGAMQSRGQGKSYSKDRYAQDDVLNEDKLVPEGIEGRIPFRGPLANVVHQLVGGLRAGMGYAGAETIAQMQEAQLVRITAAGLKESHPHDITMTVEAPNYTTR
- a CDS encoding DUF3574 domain-containing protein — translated: MAVSRRMVATVAAAAVLGLGGGVAASSASASPGTVTAAQTSPGEIWKRTELFFGTGKPDGTEVTDKEFAAFSEREITPAFPDGFTRLDGSGQWRGGTGAIVREHTHVIVLLYPFGNRDAEREIEELRADYRKQFQQESVLRSDSVEKVSF
- a CDS encoding GuaB3 family IMP dehydrogenase-related protein translates to MRDLVEIGMGRTARRAYDLDDVEIVPSRRTRSSSVVSTSWQIDAYRFDLPLVTHPTDAIVSPGTAVAVGELGGLGVLNAEGLWARHANVEDAIFQLVRAAEDVEDPTAVGRVLQELHAAPVRLDLLAEAIKTVRESGVTVAARVSPQHAAELTPDLISAGVEILVVQGTIISAEHVQRDAEPLNLKEFIGRLDVPVIAGGVSDYRTAMHLMRTGAAGVIVGHGYTPGVTSTDRVLGIGVPMATAIIDAAAARRDYLDETGGRYVHVLADGGMTTSGDIAKAIACGADAVMLGSPLAAASDAPGQGLYWTAAAAHPSLPRSRVAAGPDYAVDLKTLLFGPSSDAEGVVNLFGALRRAMAKTGYSDLKEFQRVGLTVRR